A window of Candidatus Binatia bacterium genomic DNA:
GCCGCGCGGATGATCTCGGGCAGGCGTCCGGTCAGGTTGGGAAGCACGCGGTCCTCGCCGTCGAACAGGCGGATCGGCAGCGACAGGAGCCACATCAGCGCGTTGCTGGGCGGACCGAAGTCGGCGACGTGCAGCTCGCCGCCCGGACGCAGCGCCGCGCGCGCGGCGCGCAGCGCGCCGAGCTTCTCGTCGGCCGTGAGATGGTGCAGGACGAGCGTCGACAGCACGCGGTCGAGCGAGCCCGGCTGCAGGCCGACCTCCTCGATCCTCCCCTGGCGCAGCTCGACCTCGACCTTGGCGTCGGCGAGCTTGCCGCGCGCGATGTCGAGGATCTTCGGGTCGACGTCGATCCCGATGACGCGCGCCGTCGGGTGCGAGCGCTTCACCATGAGCGCCAGCGTGCCGGTGCCGCAGCCCAGGTCGACGACGGTCATCCCGGGCTGGATCCGCGCCTGGTCGACGAGCTGTTGCTTGACCTCGTCCTCGCGCAGCAGGAGCCGGATGCAGGGGTCGTAGAGCGGCGTCAGCCAGTCGAGGCCCATCGCGGGCACGAACGAGTGTGAGTGCTTGTGCGTTGCTTCCACGTCGTCCTCCGTGGCGTCCGGCCTATACCACCTGGGGGTATATGTCCAGTACCTGCGGTGAAAAGCTTGCCGATAGAGCGTAACCCCACCGTCGTCTTGTCGAGCGTACCGGGTAAGGGTACTGTCCACGCTCATGAACGCGACCACGAAGCGCTCCTGTCTCGCGCGTCTCGGGCGCATCGAGGGCCAGGTGCGCGGCATCGCCCGCATGGTCGACGACGACCGCTACTGCATCGACGTCATCACGCAGATCCAGGCGGTGAAGGCGGCGTTGCGGCGCGTCGAGGAGGAGATCCTGCGCGACCACGTCGCGCACTGCGTCGAGGAGGCGATCCGCAGCGGCGACGCGAAGGAACAGCGCAAGAAGGTCGCGGAGCTGATCGAGGTGCTGGGCCGGCGCAAGGCCTAGCGGTCGCAGGCGAGTCGGAGGCGAGGCGAAATGAAGGCGATACGCGTCGAGAAGCACGGCGGCCCGGAGGTGCTCGAGCTGCGCGAGGTGCCGGATCCGCAGCCCGGCGCCGGCCAGGTGCGGATCCGCGTGCACGCGGCCGGCGTCAATCCGGTCGACACGTACATCCGCGCGGGTCAGCAGGGCTACACCGCGGCGCTGCCGTACACGCCCGGCATGGACGCCGCGGGCGTCGTCGACGCGGTGGGCGAGGGCGTCACGCAGCTCGCGGTCGGCGACCGCGTCTACACCAACCTCGCGCTCACCGGCACGTACGCCGAGCTCACGCTCGCGCCGGCCGAGCAGGTGCGTCGCTTGCCGGAGCGCCTGAGCTTCGCCCAGGGCGCGGCGATCGGCATCCCATACTTGACGGCGTACCGCGCGCTCTTCCAGCGCGCGCAGCTCAAGCCCGGCGAATGGCTGCTCGTGCACGGCGCGAGCGGCGGCGTCGGCACGGCGGCGGTGCAGCTCGCGCGCGCCGCCGGCGCGATCGTGATCGGCACCGCGGGCACCGACGAGGGACGGCGCAGCGTCGCCGAGCAGGGCGCGCACCACGTCCTCGACCACCACGCGCCGGACTACCTCGCGCGCGTGCGCGAGCTCACGGACGGACGCGGCGTCGACGTGATCGCCGAGATGCTCGCCAACGTGAACCTCGCGAAGGACTTCGAGGCGCTCGCACGCTACGGCCGCATCGTGGTGATCGGCAGCCGCGGCACGCTCGAGTTCGAGCCGCGTCTCACGATGCGCATCGACGCGACGATCCTCGGCATGTCGCTCGCGAACACGCCGCCGGAAGAGTTCGCGCGCGCGCACGCCGCGGTCGCGGCCGGCCTCGAGAACGGCACGCTGCGTCCGGTCGTCCGCTGCGAGCTGCCGCTCGCCGAGGCGGCGAAGGCGCACGAGCTCGTCCTGCAGCCGGGCGCGCTCGGCAAGATCGTGCTGGTGCCGTAGCGGAGCGCGGCGCGCACGCCGCGCGTCGCCCGTAGCAGGGGCTTCGCGTTGACCCTGCAGCGTGCCCCCGGCTATGGGCGCGCATGGCGTACGAAACCATCCTCTACGAGCGCAGGGACGCGGTCGCGCTCATCACGCTGAACCGCCCCGATCGCCTCAACGCCTGGACGCCGGCGATGGCCGAGGAGCAGGTGCGCGCGATCGAGGCCGCCAACGCGGACCCCGAGGTCGGCGCGATCGTCATGACCGGCGCGGGGCGCGGCTTCTGCGCCGGCGCCGACATGGAGGACACCTTCAAGACGCGCCTCGAGGGCAAGGACCCGGGCGCGAACACGGCGGGCGGCTCGGGCGGCATGCCCGCCAACGTCGACTGGGTGGGGCTGCTGCGGCGCTCGAAGCCGCTCGTCGCGGCGGTCAACGGCGCCGCGGTCGGCATCGGCATGACGATGATCCTGCCGTTCGACGTCATCATCGCCTCGGAGCGCGCGCGCTTCGGGATGTTCTTCATCAAGGTCGGGCTCGTGCCGGAGCTCGCGAGCACGCACTTCCTCGTGCAGCGGGTCGGCTTCGGTCGCGCGAGCGAGATGTGCTTGTCGGGCAAGCTCTACGACGCGCGCGAGGCGCACGCCTGGGGTCTCGCCGATCGGCTCACCACCCCCGACCAGCTCCTGCCGGACGCGCTCGCGCTCGCCGGCGAGATCGCGGCGAACCCGGCGCCGCAGCTGCGCATGATCAAGCAGCTTTTGACCGAGAACGGCAGCGCGACCGACCTCACGCAGGTCCAGCAGCGCGAGAGCGAGATGCTGCGCGAGTGCTGGAAGTCGCCCGAGCACAAGGAGGCGGTGGCCGCGTTCCTCGAGAAGCGCCCGCCGCGCTTCGTACGCCGATGAGGACCCCTGTGCCCATGACGAGCAACAGATTCAGAGAAACGGTCCGCGGCGCGCTGCTCGCGCTGCTCGTGGTTGCGTTCGCGGCCTGCGGCGACGCGCACGATCGCGGCCCCTGCGCGGGCAAGACCGGAGCCGCCGGCACGCGGCAGATCACCATCGCCTCGGGCGGCCTCGAGCGCACCTTCGAGCTCGTCGTGCCCGAGGCGGCGGTCGGCGGCGCGCCGGTGCCGCTCGTCCTCGTCTACCACGGCGTCTTCTCGACCGGCGCGCAGATCCTCGCCACGACGGGCTTCGCCGAGAAGGCGCTGGCGGAGGGCTTCATCACCGCCGCGGGCGACGGCATCGGGCGGTCGTGGAACGCCGGCGTCTGCTGCGACCCCGCGATGAGCGAGAACGTCGACGACGTCGGCTTCACCCGCGACATGGTCGCCGCGATCGAGAGCGAGTACTGCATCGACCCGCAGCGGATCTACGCGACCGGCTTCTCGAACGGCGGCGCGATGGCCTTCCGCCTCGCCTGCGACGCGGCCGACCTCTTCGCCGCGTTCGCGCCGGTCGGCGGCTCGCTGGCGCTCTTCCCGTGCGAGCCGGCGGCGCCGCGCCCCATGCAGATCATCAACATGGTCGAGGATCCCGTCGTGCCGTTCGCGCTCGGCGAGTTCTCGCTGCGCGAGTTCGTCAAGCACAACTCGTGCAGCGAGACGCGCGTGCTCGTCGAGCTCGCGCCGAACGCGACCTGCGAGGTCGCGCCCGAGTGCGCCGACGGCGCGACCACCGAGCTGTGCGCGGTCACGGGCCTCGGCCACGACTGGCCGGGCGGCGAGCGCGATCCGCAGGGGACGTTCAGCGCGACCGACGCGGCGTGGAGCTTCCTCTCGGCGTTCAGCCTGAGCCCGTGACCGTCCGGCGCGCGCGCAGGCGCGCGCCGAGGTCGTGCACCCAGGCGTAGAACGTCGGCAGCGCGAGCAGCGTGAACGCGGTCGACGTGACGAGCCCGCCGATCATCACGATCGCGAGCGGCCGCTCGATCTCGGTGCCGTGCAGCGGCAGCACGAGCAGCGGCAGCAGACCGAGGATCGCCGTCGACGCGGTGAGCAGCTTCGGCCGCACGCGTCCGATGCTCGCCTCGCGCAGCGCGTCCGCGAACGGACGCCCTTCCGCGACCAGCGAGCGCGTCTGCGTGATCAGCACGAGCCCGTTCTGCACCGCGATGCCGAAGAGCCCGATCAGCCCGACGAGCGACGACACGTTCCAGGTCTCGCCGGCGAGGAGCAGCGCGACGATGCCGCCGACGAACGCGTCGGGCAGCGTCGCGAGGATCACCGCGACCTCGGCCGCCGCGCCGAGCGCGAGCTGCAGCAGCACCACGACCGCGAGTAGCGCGAGCGCGATCGCGATCGTCAGCGAGCGCGCCGCGCGCGCCTGGCTCTCGACGCGTCCGCCGACGTCGAAGAAGTAGCCGGTCGGCAGCGCGAGCTCGGCGGCGAGCCGCTCGCGCACCTCCTCGGCCGCGGAGACGAGGTCGCGCCCGACGACGCTCGCCTCGACCGCGACGCGGCGCGAGCCGGCCTCGCGCCGGATCGACGCCGGACCCGTCGTCTGCTCGATGCGCGCGAGCTGGCCGAGCGGGATGCGGCTGCCGTCGTGCCCGTCGACCAGCAGCGTGCGGATCGCGCTCAGGTCGTTGCGTCGGTGGTCCTGCAGGCGCACGACGAGGTCGAAGCGCCGCTGCCCGACCCACACCTCGCTCTGCCGCTCGCCGACCATGCCGACGCGCACCGCCTCGATGACGTCGCCCGGCGTCAAGCCAACGCGCGCCACCGCCGCGCGGTCGACCTCGATGCGGAGCTGCGGCAGACCGGTCGTGCGCTCGACGCGCAGGTCCGAGAGCCCGTCGATGCCGCGCATGATCTCCTCCGCGCGCGCGGCGAGGCTCGCGAGCGTGTCGAGGTCGGGACCGAAGATCCGCACCGCGATGTCCGACGGCGTGCCGCCGAGGCCTTCGTCGATGCGCATGCCGAGCGGTGTGGTGAACAGCGCGTTGATGCCGGGGATCCTGGCGATCGCCTCGCGCATGCGCTCGGTGATCTCGTCGAGCGTGCCCGTGCGCCGCTCGCGCAGCACGACCAGCACGTCGGACAGCGTGTGCGGCATCGGGTCTTCCGTCTGCTCCGAGCGTCCGGTGCGGCGCACGATCTGCGCGACGTCCGGCACCTCGCGCAGCGCGTCCTCGACGCGGTGGTTCAGCCGGTCGACCTCCTCGAGCGAGGCCTCGGGCGGGACGCTGGTCTGGATCATCAGCGCGCCCTCGTCGAGCCGCGGCATGAAGTCGGAGCCGACGACGAAGGCGAGCGCGAGCCCGGGCACGGTGATCGCGAGCGTCGCGAGTCGCACCGCGCCGGCGTGGCGCATCGCGCCGTCGAGCAGCGGCGCGTAGAGTTGCTTGACGCGGGCGATGATCCAGGTGTCCTCGTCCGCCGCGCGCCGTCGCGGCGACAGGAAGAGCGCCGCGGCGACCGGCACCGCGGTCAGCGCCAGCACGAGCGACGACGCGAGCGCGGCGATCACCGCCGCCGCGAGCGGCCGGTACATGCGTCCCTCGATGCCGGTCATCCAGAGCAGCGGCAGGAAGACCGCGACCACGATCGCGGCCGCGAACGCGATCGGGCGGCCCATCTCGATCGCCGCGGCGAGCGCGATCGCGCGCCGCTCGGCGGGCGTGGCGTCGCCCGCGGGCGCCGCGCGCGTCGTCAGCCGGTGCGAGATGCCCTCCACCATGATGATCGACGCGTCGACCAGCAGCCCGACCGCGATCGCCAGCCCGCCGAGCGTCATGGTGTTGAGCCCGACGCCCCAGGTCTCGAGCAGCAGCCCGGAGAGCGCGATCGACAGCGGGATCGTCGCGGTGACGATCAGCGCCGCGCGCCAGTCGCCGAGCAGCGCGAACAGCACGAGCACGACCAGCACGGCGCCCGCGAGCACCGCGCGCGCCACACCGCCGAGCGCGTCTGCGACGAGCTTCGACTGGTCGTAGTCGACGTCGATGGTCACGCCGTCGGGCAGCGTGCGGCGCAGATCCTCGACCGCGCGTCGCACACCATCGCCGACCGCGACGGTGTCGGCGCCGTACTGCTTGATGACGCGGACGTGCACCACCTCCTCGCCGAGGCGGTGCGCGAGCCCGCGTCGCACGCTCGGGCCCTCGATGACGTCGGCGACGTCGGCGACCAGCACCGGTGTCACGCCGCGCACCGCGACCACCGTCGAGCGGACGTCCTCGACGGTGCGCGCGCGCCCAACGGCGCGCACGCTCCACTCGATCGGACCCTGCACGACGAAGCCGCCCGACGCGTTCTCGTTCGCGCCCTGCACCGCGTGCAGCACCTCGTCGAGCGTCACGCCGCGCACGGCCATGCGGTCGGGATCGAGCTGCACCTGAAACTCGCGCAGGTAGCCGCCGATGCGCTCGACGGCCGCGACGCCCGGCACGGCGAGGAGTCTATTCTTGACTTCGACCTCGGCGAGGTCGCGCAGCGTCATCAGGTCGACCGCGCCCGGCTTCGCGCCGAGCGTGATCTCGACCACCTCGTTGAGGCGTCCGGTGACGTTGGAAAGCAGCGGCGTGCCGGTGCCCGGCGGAAGCTGTGGCGCGACCTGCGCGACGCGCTCCGAGACGAGCTGGCGCGAGCGGTAGTAGTCCGCGTCCGGCTCGAGCTCGACGGTGATCTGCGCGACGCCGAGCTGGCTCGTCGAGCGGATGCGCCGCACCTCGGGGACGCCCGCGAGCGCCGTCTCCATCGGGATCGCGATCCCGAGCTCGAGCTCCTCGGCGCTCATCGCGGGGTTCTGGACGATGACGTTGAACACCGGCGCGGCGAGGTCGGGGAAGACGTCGCGCCGCAGACCGAGGAGCGCGCTCGCGCCGAGCGCGGCGCCCGCGAGGGTGAGCAGCACGACGAGCGCCGGCTGCGCGAACGAGGCCCGGACGATGCGTGCGATCATGTCCGCCCCCGCTCAGTGCGCATGGTCGTGTCCGTCGCCGCCGCCGCGCGCCTTCTCGGCCTCGGCCTTGAGCAGGAAGGCGCCGTCGACGACGACGCGCTCGTCGGGCTTGAGCCCGGACACCACCTCGACCTCGCCGCCGAGGTCGCGTCCGCGGCCGACCGGGCGCACCTCGAACCGGCCCTCGCCGCGCGGCAGGAACACGACCCAGCCGTCGGCGAGGCGCTGCAGCGCCGCGGCGGGCACGGCGAGCACGCGGCTCATCTCGTCGGCGAGCGGCACGCGCGCGGTGGCCGACATGCCGGGACGCAGCGTGCCGTCCTCGTTCGCGACCGTGATGCGCACCGGGATCGTGCGCGACTCGGGCTCGACGCGGCTTCCGACCAGCGTCACCGTGCCCTGGAACTCGCGTCCGGGCAGCGCGGCGAAGCCGACCTCGGCGGCGGCGCCGGGCGCGATGCGCACGGCGTCGCGCTCGAAGGCGTGCGCCGTGAGCCAGAGCTCGGAGAGGTCGGCGACGCGCACGAGCGGCTTCGAGGGATCGGCGAGCTGGCCGCGCATCGCGTTGCGCTCGATGACGACGCCGTCGATCGGCGAGCGCAGCTCGAGAATCGCGGCGCGCGCGGGATCGGCGGTGGCCTGCGCGGGATCGACGCCGAGCGCATGGAGCGCGGCGCCCGCCGCCTGCAGCTCGGCGTCCGCGGCCTCCGCCTCGGCGCGCGCCTCCTGCACGCGCCGAGCGGGCACGATGCGCTCCTCGGCGAGCGCTTCGAGGCGCGCGAGCGCCTTGCGCGCGAGCTCGGCGCGCGCGCGGGCGGCGAGCAGGTCGGCGCGCGCGCGTCCGAGCTCCGGGCTCGAGAGCTCGATCAGCGTCTCGCCCGTCTCGACGCGCGCCCCCGGCGCGACGCGCACCTCGACGACGCGCGCCGGGATCGGCGCGCCGACCTCGGCGTAGCGGTCCTCGTTGACGTGCAGCTCGCCGAGCACGGTGACGGTCGCGCCGGCGGGACGGACCTCGACGGGCGCGGTGGTGACGCGCAGGTCGCGCAGCATGCCGGGGTCGACGCGGATGACGTCGCCGCTCGCGTGCTCGGCGTGCCCGACGTGCGCGTCCACGTGGGCGCCGTGCGCGGCTCCGTGCTCGTCGTGCCGGTCGGCGTCGTGTGCCGTGTGCTCGTCGTGCACGGTGCTCGCGGCGTCTGCTGCGTGCGACGCCGGCGCGCGCGCCGCGCTGCGCTCGTCCCGCGCGCGCTGCTCGCACGCGCCGAGCACGAGCGCGTTCGTGAGCAAGAGAGTGCAGGCGACGAGCACGCGTCGTGCGTCCTGCGGCGTTCTCGACGGCCGCGTCCTCATCGCAGCACCCTCGCCTGCGCCTGCACGGCGACGCGCGCCAGCGCGGCGGCGAGCGCGTGCTCGATGCGCGCGCGGCGTAGCTCGAGCGTCTCGCGACGCAGCTGCAGAAAGTCCGCGAGCGACAGCTCGCCCGCGTCGTAGCTCGCGCGCGCGAGCTTCTCCGCGTCGTCGAGCTCGGGGACGACGCGCTCGAGCTCGCCGGCCGCGGCGTCGAGCTCGCGCTGCACCTCCCACGCCGTGCGCACGTCCGCCGAGACGGCGCGCTCCGCGGCCGCGAGCTCGAGACGCAGGCGACGCGCACGCGCTTCGGCGGCGGCGCGCGCCGCCTCGCCGCGGTCGAAGATCGGCACCGAGAAGCCGACGCCGCCGAGGTAGATGTCGTCGCCCTCCTCGCGCTTGTACTCGGTGCCGATGCGCAGCTCGGGCCAGGCGCGCGCCGCGCCGAGGCGCGCCTCGGCCTCGGCGGCGCCGATCTCCGCGCCGAGCGCGCGCAGGTCGCCGCGCTCGGGCGCGCGGCGCAGGAGCTCCGGAAGCTCGAGCGGCTCGG
This region includes:
- a CDS encoding methyltransferase domain-containing protein: MEATHKHSHSFVPAMGLDWLTPLYDPCIRLLLREDEVKQQLVDQARIQPGMTVVDLGCGTGTLALMVKRSHPTARVIGIDVDPKILDIARGKLADAKVEVELRQGRIEEVGLQPGSLDRVLSTLVLHHLTADEKLGALRAARAALRPGGELHVADFGPPSNALMWLLSLPIRLFDGEDRVLPNLTGRLPEIIRAAGFSDVRERGSRMTGFGTLVYWSAVA
- a CDS encoding NADPH:quinone reductase; this encodes MKAIRVEKHGGPEVLELREVPDPQPGAGQVRIRVHAAGVNPVDTYIRAGQQGYTAALPYTPGMDAAGVVDAVGEGVTQLAVGDRVYTNLALTGTYAELTLAPAEQVRRLPERLSFAQGAAIGIPYLTAYRALFQRAQLKPGEWLLVHGASGGVGTAAVQLARAAGAIVIGTAGTDEGRRSVAEQGAHHVLDHHAPDYLARVRELTDGRGVDVIAEMLANVNLAKDFEALARYGRIVVIGSRGTLEFEPRLTMRIDATILGMSLANTPPEEFARAHAAVAAGLENGTLRPVVRCELPLAEAAKAHELVLQPGALGKIVLVP
- a CDS encoding metal-sensitive transcriptional regulator, which gives rise to MNATTKRSCLARLGRIEGQVRGIARMVDDDRYCIDVITQIQAVKAALRRVEEEILRDHVAHCVEEAIRSGDAKEQRKKVAELIEVLGRRKA
- a CDS encoding efflux RND transporter periplasmic adaptor subunit, translated to MRTRPSRTPQDARRVLVACTLLLTNALVLGACEQRARDERSAARAPASHAADAASTVHDEHTAHDADRHDEHGAAHGAHVDAHVGHAEHASGDVIRVDPGMLRDLRVTTAPVEVRPAGATVTVLGELHVNEDRYAEVGAPIPARVVEVRVAPGARVETGETLIELSSPELGRARADLLAARARAELARKALARLEALAEERIVPARRVQEARAEAEAADAELQAAGAALHALGVDPAQATADPARAAILELRSPIDGVVIERNAMRGQLADPSKPLVRVADLSELWLTAHAFERDAVRIAPGAAAEVGFAALPGREFQGTVTLVGSRVEPESRTIPVRITVANEDGTLRPGMSATARVPLADEMSRVLAVPAAALQRLADGWVVFLPRGEGRFEVRPVGRGRDLGGEVEVVSGLKPDERVVVDGAFLLKAEAEKARGGGDGHDHAH
- a CDS encoding CusA/CzcA family heavy metal efflux RND transporter, which gives rise to MIARIVRASFAQPALVVLLTLAGAALGASALLGLRRDVFPDLAAPVFNVIVQNPAMSAEELELGIAIPMETALAGVPEVRRIRSTSQLGVAQITVELEPDADYYRSRQLVSERVAQVAPQLPPGTGTPLLSNVTGRLNEVVEITLGAKPGAVDLMTLRDLAEVEVKNRLLAVPGVAAVERIGGYLREFQVQLDPDRMAVRGVTLDEVLHAVQGANENASGGFVVQGPIEWSVRAVGRARTVEDVRSTVVAVRGVTPVLVADVADVIEGPSVRRGLAHRLGEEVVHVRVIKQYGADTVAVGDGVRRAVEDLRRTLPDGVTIDVDYDQSKLVADALGGVARAVLAGAVLVVLVLFALLGDWRAALIVTATIPLSIALSGLLLETWGVGLNTMTLGGLAIAVGLLVDASIIMVEGISHRLTTRAAPAGDATPAERRAIALAAAIEMGRPIAFAAAIVVAVFLPLLWMTGIEGRMYRPLAAAVIAALASSLVLALTAVPVAAALFLSPRRRAADEDTWIIARVKQLYAPLLDGAMRHAGAVRLATLAITVPGLALAFVVGSDFMPRLDEGALMIQTSVPPEASLEEVDRLNHRVEDALREVPDVAQIVRRTGRSEQTEDPMPHTLSDVLVVLRERRTGTLDEITERMREAIARIPGINALFTTPLGMRIDEGLGGTPSDIAVRIFGPDLDTLASLAARAEEIMRGIDGLSDLRVERTTGLPQLRIEVDRAAVARVGLTPGDVIEAVRVGMVGERQSEVWVGQRRFDLVVRLQDHRRNDLSAIRTLLVDGHDGSRIPLGQLARIEQTTGPASIRREAGSRRVAVEASVVGRDLVSAAEEVRERLAAELALPTGYFFDVGGRVESQARAARSLTIAIALALLAVVVLLQLALGAAAEVAVILATLPDAFVGGIVALLLAGETWNVSSLVGLIGLFGIAVQNGLVLITQTRSLVAEGRPFADALREASIGRVRPKLLTASTAILGLLPLLVLPLHGTEIERPLAIVMIGGLVTSTAFTLLALPTFYAWVHDLGARLRARRTVTGSG
- a CDS encoding enoyl-CoA hydratase-related protein; amino-acid sequence: MAYETILYERRDAVALITLNRPDRLNAWTPAMAEEQVRAIEAANADPEVGAIVMTGAGRGFCAGADMEDTFKTRLEGKDPGANTAGGSGGMPANVDWVGLLRRSKPLVAAVNGAAVGIGMTMILPFDVIIASERARFGMFFIKVGLVPELASTHFLVQRVGFGRASEMCLSGKLYDAREAHAWGLADRLTTPDQLLPDALALAGEIAANPAPQLRMIKQLLTENGSATDLTQVQQRESEMLRECWKSPEHKEAVAAFLEKRPPRFVRR
- a CDS encoding PHB depolymerase family esterase; the encoded protein is MTSNRFRETVRGALLALLVVAFAACGDAHDRGPCAGKTGAAGTRQITIASGGLERTFELVVPEAAVGGAPVPLVLVYHGVFSTGAQILATTGFAEKALAEGFITAAGDGIGRSWNAGVCCDPAMSENVDDVGFTRDMVAAIESEYCIDPQRIYATGFSNGGAMAFRLACDAADLFAAFAPVGGSLALFPCEPAAPRPMQIINMVEDPVVPFALGEFSLREFVKHNSCSETRVLVELAPNATCEVAPECADGATTELCAVTGLGHDWPGGERDPQGTFSATDAAWSFLSAFSLSP